One Apteryx mantelli isolate bAptMan1 chromosome 2, bAptMan1.hap1, whole genome shotgun sequence genomic window, tctatTCATTAATTCTACAGTCAAGCAAAAGGATGTTCACATGAGAAATTGCCGTTTCACTTTTAGATAAAGATGAGGACATACAGGCTGCTGGTGCCAAGTGGGAACTGCCTACAGGCTCCTCTGTTACAATTAGCCAGCCAAGTTAATCCTGCAGCCAAGGAGCATGGCACAGGCCTGTACCTACTTAAGTAAGTGGATCACTAATTCCTAAGTGTACAATAGTCTTCTGCACAATAGAGGCTCTGCAGATGGCAGTATATCGAACAGCATCCAGCCAGAGAGCCTGGCTCCAGCTTTGTTTTGCCCTAAGATGTGCTTTCCTAGGGAAAGCACCAGGAGAGAAGTGGGTGGGCTGATCCTCTTTTCCACGAGTTTGCAGGCAGGGTCAATCCAGGAAACATAAGAAGACAGTCACTCCCCTGAGGAGGGAACTGCATAATGAGAGAGAGAAGCTCACCAAAGAGAAGTCGACTGCAAAGGGCAGAAGGAAGCCCTCATGAAAAGCTTTGGTAACAGCTATGTTACATTTTCTCAGACAAGAACAGTCTCTCTTTCTTCAGGATTGCTATGTGGCAAAGTGAACAAACAAGTAGAAGTGGTTTGTGCACATGATTATTTCTGTGCCCAAGTTTTTCTTTCTAGGAATAACTCAACTTAGCTGAAGTGTGACATGTCTCTAAGCGCCTCCCCCTACACgggagggcaggccagggctCAGCAAGCTGGCAAGAGATTTCTCAGAAAAGCCGATCATTTAAGCAGCTGCGTAGTCCTCCTGTCTTCCTCCTGCTTCACAGATAAGAAAGGGACAGACCTGAAGAGGCAGCAGAGAAACCCAGTCTTGAGAGCTGAagcatgtttaaaataaatcacCTCATTTCAGTGTCTAACTtcttaaattaaaatttcttAAAAACAGGCTTCCTCTGCTCCAGGCTCAAGATGTAGAAGACAAAGTAGAAACATAAATGGTAAGAAAATGATGGAGAGAAACTTGTGCTTTTGAATGCCACTATCTCCAGAACAAGACCTCTAGGGGGAGGGATgggaaggaagaaattaaaacaatacaTTGTAAAATTTCCCTTCTGTATTGCCTTTGTTTTAGAGAATTCACTACATCTGTGCATTGCAGCAATTTAGTTGCTGGATATCAAACTAGCTGGGAAATGATGTAATAAAGAAGAGATCTTTTGGGGGCAGTGACTTAAATGTTTCCTataattttcatttaataaaCTCGCAGTCTTTAAATAATAACCGAAGAAAGCCAGCTTTCAAAGTGAGCCTTGAAGAAAGTATGCCAATGGTGGTACAAAAAAATTCAGTGGCAATAGGTAACATATGTATCTGttgaaaaagaaacattcagtAATAGTTCAGATCACTTAAATTCCACTCTTGGTAGGCTCTAGTATTTTGAGCCCTTAAAGACAGGCTGGTGTGTTTCTGCAGGGGAAGGTTTCAGTAGATTGGAAATTACACGCAGAAGACCACAGCGGCTGGTGTGGATAGGGGTGGCAGcatggaaagtttgcaggaggaGACCGCTCTGCAGCGGGTGAGTTCTCTGCGTGCGGCAGAGCGGGCACCAGCACGGGAAGGACGCCCGGGCACGTCGCCCTTTAGGTCCGGCGACGCTCTCGCAAGTTACCGGAGCAGACCCACGCCGAGCCgccggccgggggctgccgctcGGCTCCCGGCCGCTGGGAGCGTCGTCCCCCgggagcagagggaaggggcCGGTTCGGGGCGCGCTGCGCTGAGGAAACAAGGGTGCCCTCGGGTGCGCGCTCGCGCCCGCCGCCAGGCCGGCTGGGCGACGCGGGGCAGCGGGCCGCAAAGGGGGGCAGCGCGGGCCCGGCCGGCCTCCAGCGGGGGCGGCGGAGAGCTCCAAGGGAGGCGAgaccccggggccgcccgccgcagACCGGCGCTGACCGgccgccgcgcgcagccgcgCCCTCCCCCACGGCAAGCGACGGGTTAAAGCAAGCGCGCAGACGCCCCTACGCGGCCGTGCTCTGCCCCCCGATTGGCTCGCGGCGGGCTGCTCGGATTGGCCAGCGGCGGCGGAGCGCTGCGAGCGTCACTCTGCCCCGCTTCGCTCACTGGTGGCGGCGCGGCTCCGGGATGCCGGGGCGAGCGGCGGAGGTAATGAGGCGCGCTCGTTCCCTTCCGTTgcgtgccgcgccgcgccccgcatGCTGAGTTAAGCAGGGTCTGCCTGGGGCAGCAAGTGGATGGGCGACCCCGTGGGGCTGCGTCCCCCCCTTACCATCGTCCTCCATGTCGTGGGGCCGAGCCGGTGCAGTAAGTGGGTAGGAAGCCCTGGTGTACCCATAAGCCCCCAGTGCTTAGCTTGCCctgccggggggcgggggtggcTGCGGTGTCAGGCCGGGTGCTTGGTGGCGCTGATGCGTGTGTTGAGCCAGGTACTGCATTGCTTCAGTGTAAATGTGTCTTCTTTTCCAAATCTTGTGCCTGTTTTCAGAAGgccacttctttctttctcctagaCCAggttatatctttttttttttttgcctcgtAACAGAGTCAGCGGGGATGTATCAGGCTAACGTGCTGTCGGAGGTGCGCACCAGCGTGCGTGTAGTTGGGAACCTGAAGGTGGTCTAGGCTGCCGAGGGGCTCACGCGTGAAGGGTGCTTCATGGCCTAGCAGCCGCGTGGTTATCAAGCGCGTGTTGTGTGTGGGACACGAGCTGTGCCGGCCCATTGCTCTGCCCCCCCCTCTGCGGGGAGCCTGGGGTGCCCCGGCCAGGAGGGCCCAGATTTGGCCACCACCAGGATGCTGTGGGATTAAGGACATCTTGGGAGTGTGCCCATGTCCTCTCGCCTATGGTTGCTCCCAACAGCGATGTGTTTTAGGGAACATGGCTGAAGAATCATAATGTATTTTGTTAGTAATGAGAAGTTTAAAAGTAAGCATTAGAGAATAGGAAGATGTAATTTACTTTAAAAGATTTATTATTACAAGAACACCAGCCATCAGGCTTTTGAATGTACCCCTCTAGAAACCATCACGCTACCAAAATGTTCTCTGCTGTGGTTCTGTCTGAGGGGCATAAAACATTATTATTCATTAGAATCAAATCAAATGATTGTATTGGAAATAAATCTCTGCCCTGCTTTGAGGTTTATGCCTTCCAGCTTGTCATCCAAAGAATACTGGGAGATGACGGAGTATGTGGATAAGAAAAAAGGAGCTTAGCTGACCTGGCAGCAGCTTGCTTTGAGTATGCTTGAGCTATGTTTGGGTGGAAcacatctttctgtctgaaaagtcAGGTTTTAAGGGAGACTCTCACTTGTTTCCATGGTAGTTAGGAGGCCTTGGTCTGTGGATCAGGCAAGGGTAAACTCGGAGACCTGCAAGCAGAATGCTGAACAGAAGCAGATTGAATCAGGGCTAAAGCACAGGTAGTTGGTGGGATGGTAGGAAGCTGATGCAGATTCCCTCTAATATGCATAAGAATGGTATTGACAGAAGAACAAATGGTTACCAAAGGGTTGCTAATGCATTTAAGTTTGACATTCAGAAGACTCTTTTCACCCATTAAAATACAAGGAGATTCTGGAACAACCTCCCAGGAAACGCAGAGGGAACAAAAACGTCAAATAAAACTTGATCAGTCTCTGAAAAGATCTGTGACATGGTTTCCTatatgaacagctgtactcagtGTTTGGGTCTGTCTCTTGTTCTTTTCCTGTGATATGTTTCCTCTTATGCCACTCTTAATCAAATAGCCACTTTAATATTAAAGCTTTATTCTTCCTCTTCCAGATGCATCCAGTCCTAAAGGCCTTTGTGTGTGGTTCCATCAGTGGGACTTGCTCCACCCTCCTGTTCCAGCCCCTCGACCTGCTGAAAACCCGCCTGCAGACTCTGCAGCCTTCTGTGAATGGGTGAGGGTGGGTGAGTGCATGGGTGCGTGCTCCATCATGGGCTTCTTCCTGGTTTCCTGGCCAGGGCTTAGAGTTCAGAGGCGTGATTCAGATGTTGAGAGTCTTTCTGAAACAGAGATGTGTTTTTATAGCATGGAGAAGATTCAGTATTTTGCCCCAAAGGAGTGAAGATAGTAGTTCTTGTGAACTCTACCAAGATGTAGGCACAGCACCTGTTGGTACTCATCTGAGAGCTCCATGTTTGCTGGAGTGGGTGCCAGGCAGTTTAACTGGGTGTCCTCTATGGTCTAAAAAATCCTGTGCAACTGCCATGTAACCTTTTCACATGCatgcaactgcttccgtgtgcCACGTGCAGTCAACCATGACAACATCAGGTGTTGTTAATAAAGGAAGCAATCAAAAATGCTACTGAGAGTTGGCTTTACCTTGTGTCACAAGTGATGGATAAGCAGGAGGTGGCAGTGAAGCACTGGGCAGGATGACCAAGGAAATCAGGCTGAGAAGAGACAGAGCACCTCCGAGGTGCTGTAGCTAATGCACAGATATACCAGTGGAAGGTGGGGTAGCTGTAAAGTGTGCCTGACAGAGAGCAGAAATAGGTCACCTCTGTAGTCTTTGTTTCTTGTGTTCCTTTCAGGTCCAGTCGTGTTGGGATGGTAACACTGATCTTTAGGGTTGTTCGTACAGAGAGTCTCCTGGGGCTCTGGAAAGGTGTCTCTCCAGTAAGTGGCTGTTTTAACCCTGCCTTCtaaaaataaatccataaatATATCTACTATTTATTACTAACTCTGGGCTGGATTTAAATGGGCAGCTCTTGTCTCTTGCAAAATTATGAATGAAACCATGTGATTAAGATGGTTCCATCCCATTTTAAGGAGTTAATATCATGAGTTCCACTGATTTGGTCATAGTGGTCACTGTGGATTTGCAGTGCTGAGCAGCTGAGCATTTGAATACCTTTGCAAATCTGGAGTGGCATCTGCACCAGCCTCATTTTCATCTGGAATATGCTTGTTGCTAGAAAACTGGAAGTGAGGAATGCATTAAATCCTGGCATCATTTCAACCGACTGGCTAACTCTGTGGTGTATTTcttttatcttgttttctttccttagtATATTagtgctctttttttcttgtacAAAGCTTCCTGTCAAGTGTAATAATCTCTGTAAAGTTCTGTAGTACATTTTCTCTCacgtatgctttttctttcttcatctgaTTCTGTTTCTTCTGAAGTCTTTTGCAAGATGCATTCCTGGAGTTGGGATTTACTTCAGCACTTTGTACACAATGAAACAAAAGTTTCTAGTGGACCGTTCACCCACAGCCCTGGAGTCTGTCTTTCTGGGTGCCACCTCCCGTGCAGTAGCTGGGATTTGCATGCTTCCGGTGACTGTAGTGAAGACCCGATATGAGGTGAGTGTGACTTTAAGAGCTTTCTAATTAGTTCCCTGTTAATGATGTTGCACCCTTTCCcattatgaaaaagaaatttcttttgtgTGGAAAAACCAAGGACAGTGAATCAAGATAGTCTGATTATCTGTATTGATATGTGATATGATGCCATGGAAATGGGCTGCTTTCTTGGCAAaagatcctgctttttttttaagcatagtgTCCTCCCAGCACAGGTGAGCATACAGAAGCATCTTAGGCAGTAGCCTTAGATTTGCAGTGCTTTTTCATTATCTGGTAACAGTGTGTGTATTTCAACTTACCATGACTTCTGCTTAGCGTGGTAATGGTTTAGGGGGCAATGAGATTTCCCTCATTGAGAATGAGAACTGCTTTTACTGAGAAAGAATGCTGTGGAGGCAGCAAGCTGAGCCATCTTTGGGAACCAGTGCTAAGGACTTTACAGAGGAAGTGGATGGAGCAGGAGAAGTTACACTGAAAAAGCAGATATGTTCTAAGGCATGCTGGAAGTTCACCTTGTGCGCTAGCAAAACTGCAAGTTCCTAGCACTGAGGTAGAGTGGGAATTGTAGTTCTGATTTCATCATGGTTCACACATTATACAGAAAATGTCATGCCACGCCACTGATTTGTAGGCAAGGAATATAAGATGGGACAAAATTCACCCTAAGATTTTTAAGTTTCAATTTTATGCAATGCCTGTCTAATTATAGCATCTTTCATATTTTACCTTCTTGAAGGACTGTTTTAAAGGCTGAGGTAGATTGGAACTTAGTTGTGCCCTTGGAGCATCTTTTATATTGCCATCTTAGCCATCACATGGAGTGCATACTAACATCTGTTTGGACACAGTGGCCTCAGGGTGTGTAGAGAACTTGTTGGTCTGTGCCTGGCACATAGATGTCTTTTGTCTACCTTTGCAGAGTGGAAGATTTGGCTATGGGAGTGTATATGGAGCTCTGAAGAACATATATCAAACGGAGGGGGTTCGTGGCATGTTCAGTGGACTCACTGCAACGCTGCTGCGGGATGCTCCTTTCTCTGGAATTTACCTGATGTTCTACACGCAGACCAAAAAACTCGCCCCTCAGGGTAAGGCTGAACGTAAGGTGATGTAAGAAAGATGTTCTTCTTGCCCTGCAGTAAGCTATCTGCATGCTGTACTTACAGTCCTCTGACTCAGTAGGGAAATTAGTCTTTTGCAGGGTTTTAGGTGGGACGTTGGCCTTTTACCTGTGCAATACTGTAGCCCTGGATCAGTCCAGAAATGGAAATTGGTCTATTATTGTCTTTCATGGGGGGTCTGATGCATAAGGTAGATTAGTGAACAGTTGGGAGAAAGGTTGTGTTCAGCAGTGCTGTCTGCTGCTGATTGTCTTGTGTGCTGGGTAGTTTCCACTAAAATGGGGTGTCTGTGATGTTAGAATTAGAAGAACTGGCTGTGGCAAGACTCATACAACCTTTCTTTCTCTGAGTTCCAGTCAAATTCAGTTCTTTGGCAGTGAGTCTTGTTAACCAGTGCTAACTTTTAACTTGTAGTTGCTTTTCCTCCTGAAAAGTCTTCTCTGCCCTGCCTAGATTTTAACTCCTCTCAAACTCTGCTGTCGATTCTGTCATTTGAGAGCTTTTCACTTTGTTGTGCAGCATGAGTATTACCACACTGCTTTGTGTCTGAGTGAATTCCCTTTGCTCTCTGGCAGATCAGCTGGATCCAGCACTCATGCCCCTGCTGAATTTTGGCTGTGGGATCTTTGCAGGAATCTTGGCTTCACTGGCAACGCAGCCTGCTGATGTCATCAAAACACATATGCAATTGTCCCCGCAAAAGTACCACAGGACAACCCAAGCCATTGCCTTCATCTACAAGGTGAGGTGAATTTCTTCTAGTATATTTGATTACATCCTCATGTCCCATCCCATCGCCAGAAGCACAGCTAGGAAAGTTCTTGCCTTTTGAAGTAGGCGAACAAATATGACTATGCTAGACATGCTCTTGCAGTGAGGCTAATCAGTGTTAGCATGAAGCTGAGGTGGGTCATGGGGGAATTGCTGAGCAAGCTCAGAGTGCAGGAGCACAAAAGTGGGCATGTTCTAGCAGGCAAATCTCCAGACAAACCTCCCTCATGTTTTAGGCTGGTGTATGGCTTCATTTCAGTTCTGTCCATTCCACCTTGACTCATACACTGGTAGTGATGGAAAGTGCTTAGGCTATTTCCTTTTAACTGTGTGGGCATGCAAAGCTTGTAGGAGCTGTCTGCATCCAGCTTACAGCTGCTGCCGCCCCTCTAGTTT contains:
- the SLC25A38 gene encoding mitochondrial glycine transporter isoform X4, translating into MPGRAAEMHPVLKAFVCGSISGTCSTLLFQPLDLLKTRLQTLQPSVNGSSRVGMVTLIFRVVRTESLLGLWKGVSPSFARCIPGVGIYFSTLYTMKQKFLVDRSPTALESVFLGATSRAVAGICMLPVTVVKTRYESGRFGYGSVYGALKNIYQTEGVRGMFSGLTATLLRDAPFSGIYLMFYTQTKKLAPQDQLDPALMPLLNFGCGIFAGILASLATQPADVIKTHMQLSPQKYHRTTQAIAFIYKDFGLVGFFRGGVPRALRRTLMAAMAWTVYEQMMEKMGLKS
- the SLC25A38 gene encoding mitochondrial glycine transporter isoform X5: MESLQEETALQRMHPVLKAFVCGSISGTCSTLLFQPLDLLKTRLQTLQPSVNGSSRVGMVTLIFRVVRTESLLGLWKGVSPSFARCIPGVGIYFSTLYTMKQKFLVDRSPTALESVFLGATSRAVAGICMLPVTVVKTRYESGRFGYGSVYGALKNIYQTEGVRGMFSGLTATLLRDAPFSGIYLMFYTQTKKLAPQDQLDPALMPLLNFGCGIFAGILASLATQPADVIKTHMQLSPQKYHRTTQAIAFIYKPQGKKKANPAQRQ
- the SLC25A38 gene encoding mitochondrial glycine transporter isoform X3, yielding MESLQEETALQRMHPVLKAFVCGSISGTCSTLLFQPLDLLKTRLQTLQPSVNGSSRVGMVTLIFRVVRTESLLGLWKGVSPSFARCIPGVGIYFSTLYTMKQKFLVDRSPTALESVFLGATSRAVAGICMLPVTVVKTRYESGRFGYGSVYGALKNIYQTEGVRGMFSGLTATLLRDAPFSGIYLMFYTQTKKLAPQDQLDPALMPLLNFGCGIFAGILASLATQPADVIKTHMQLSPQKYHRTTQAIAFIYKDFGLVGFFRGGVPRALRRTLMAAMAWTVYEQMMEKMGLKS
- the SLC25A38 gene encoding mitochondrial glycine transporter isoform X1 translates to MPGRAAEMHPVLKAFVCGSISGTCSTLLFQPLDLLKTRLQTLQPSVNGSSRVGMVTLIFRVVRTESLLGLWKGVSPSFARCIPGVGIYFSTLYTMKQKFLVDRSPTALESVFLGATSRAVAGICMLPVTVVKTRYESGRFGYGSVYGALKNIYQTEGVRGMFSGLTATLLRDAPFSGIYLMFYTQTKKLAPQDQLDPALMPLLNFGCGIFAGILASLATQPADVIKTHMQLSPQKYHRTTQAIAFIYKMDLPVFQVVPSSSCPVTEHPEKSLAPLSLLPVFTEALAPGAPTRVGAAGGNEASVSYLLPSGWCFASVRSFPQGLPEQ
- the SLC25A38 gene encoding mitochondrial glycine transporter isoform X2; its protein translation is MESLQEETALQRMHPVLKAFVCGSISGTCSTLLFQPLDLLKTRLQTLQPSVNGSSRVGMVTLIFRVVRTESLLGLWKGVSPSFARCIPGVGIYFSTLYTMKQKFLVDRSPTALESVFLGATSRAVAGICMLPVTVVKTRYESGRFGYGSVYGALKNIYQTEGVRGMFSGLTATLLRDAPFSGIYLMFYTQTKKLAPQDQLDPALMPLLNFGCGIFAGILASLATQPADVIKTHMQLSPQKYHRTTQAIAFIYKVVPSSSCPVTEHPEKSLAPLSLLPVFTEALAPGAPTRVGAAGGNEASVSYLLPSGWCFASVRSFPQGLPEQ